One stretch of Niallia sp. XMNu-256 DNA includes these proteins:
- a CDS encoding VTT domain-containing protein — protein sequence MIILLLIIFVYQSDWYEMLKAGNFDSIVRNNVWSIAAFTLIMMVIQNTFTIIPLILVITVNYILLGFINGFLWSWFTSLVGSAVIFVGTRTLFQDWVIRKVDQKLLDKIEQKEFMFVFQARIIPFVPTSLINIIGGISSIKFNSFMLATALGNFIYFFILILIPAGLLNIQLNKYLLEGIVLLFILLLFIIKRRKKLNIENKKVEINNTKPVHVHDEESIHHE from the coding sequence TTGATTATTTTATTACTAATCATTTTCGTATATCAGAGTGATTGGTATGAAATGTTGAAGGCAGGTAATTTTGATTCCATCGTCAGAAATAATGTATGGTCTATTGCAGCTTTCACTTTAATCATGATGGTTATTCAAAACACCTTTACTATTATTCCTTTAATTTTAGTTATAACGGTAAATTATATATTGCTTGGCTTTATAAATGGATTCCTTTGGAGCTGGTTTACTAGTCTCGTAGGATCAGCCGTTATTTTTGTTGGTACCCGTACCCTTTTTCAAGATTGGGTTATACGGAAAGTGGATCAAAAGCTACTTGATAAAATTGAACAGAAGGAGTTTATGTTTGTATTTCAAGCGAGAATTATTCCATTTGTACCAACAAGCTTAATCAACATAATTGGGGGAATCAGCTCGATAAAATTTAATTCCTTTATGTTGGCTACTGCTTTGGGAAACTTTATATACTTTTTTATCTTGATTTTAATTCCAGCTGGGCTGCTAAACATACAATTGAATAAATATTTACTAGAAGGAATTGTCTTATTATTCATTCTATTGCTATTTATTATTAAAAGACGTAAAAAACTAAATATAGAGAATAAGAAAGTGGAAATAAACAACACAAAACCAGTGCATGTTCATGATGAAGAGTCAATTCATCATGAATAA
- a CDS encoding ketopantoate reductase family protein translates to MKKIEKVTLVGLGAIGAAYGSLLHDSLQDSFQLVASEQRINKYQKNGIKINDEGYHFNYISPETKVEPVDLVIFAVKNAELRQAIEDAKYHVGPDTIILSLLNGISSEETIYEAYENEHVLYSMSVEIDALRTGLDVRFSTRGRIEYGEKNNQLSNDVLAVKELFDRVGIDYKISDNITHTMWWKFMINVGVNQTSAVLKAPYGVFQTLPMAYEWMESAMREVVALSEKAGTGLTEEDVKKFWPIINKLSPNGKTSMLQDMEAGRKTEVEYFAGKVCELGKKYGVPTPINEQLYKVIRIMEEMG, encoded by the coding sequence ATGAAAAAAATAGAGAAGGTAACTTTAGTTGGTTTAGGAGCTATCGGTGCTGCGTATGGTAGCCTTTTACATGATTCATTACAAGACTCTTTTCAACTAGTTGCAAGTGAACAACGGATTAACAAGTATCAAAAGAATGGAATTAAAATCAATGATGAAGGATATCATTTTAATTACATATCTCCTGAAACAAAAGTCGAACCGGTTGATCTTGTCATTTTTGCTGTAAAAAACGCTGAATTACGACAAGCAATTGAAGATGCAAAATATCACGTAGGCCCAGATACGATTATTCTCTCATTGTTAAATGGCATATCAAGTGAGGAAACAATTTATGAAGCTTACGAAAATGAACATGTATTATATAGCATGAGCGTAGAAATTGATGCACTTCGTACGGGGCTTGATGTTCGTTTTTCAACTAGGGGTCGAATCGAATACGGAGAAAAAAATAATCAATTGTCAAATGACGTATTAGCAGTAAAAGAGCTATTCGATCGAGTAGGAATTGATTATAAAATCTCTGATAATATTACCCATACAATGTGGTGGAAATTCATGATTAATGTAGGAGTAAATCAAACCTCTGCTGTCCTAAAAGCTCCTTATGGTGTCTTTCAAACACTACCTATGGCTTATGAATGGATGGAGTCTGCCATGAGAGAAGTTGTGGCGCTGTCGGAAAAAGCAGGAACAGGTTTAACTGAAGAAGATGTGAAAAAGTTTTGGCCCATCATTAATAAGTTATCTCCGAATGGAAAAACATCCATGCTTCAAGATATGGAAGCTGGCAGAAAAACAGAAGTCGAATATTTCGCCGGCAAAGTTTGTGAATTAGGCAAAAAATATGGAGTGCCAACTCCAATTAATGAGCAACTTTATAAAGTTATTCGAATCATGGAGGAAATGGGCTAA
- a CDS encoding dimethylarginine dimethylaminohydrolase family protein, whose translation MVQVHTEPHKIQCFTEYNVLKKVILCQPQYMTIRDVINETQRHFKNEGIHIEKALEQHDNFVKNLQKHEVEVILLPYHKKYPEQVFTRDIGFTLGETIFVADMASDIRDGEENVLKQWLEDEEISYYNIIGHQIEGGDVIIDQDTIYIGLSERTNREAIEHMQALLNKRFDIIAIDFKSKYLHLDCVFNIVSPDLALIYPDALKKEDIERFKKRYELIEVSEDEQFTLGTNVLSIGYKKVISLPVNKNVNEQLRKRGFEVIEVDITEIIKSGGSFRCCTLPIHREPMNK comes from the coding sequence ATGGTACAAGTACATACGGAACCACATAAAATTCAATGTTTTACAGAATATAATGTGTTAAAAAAGGTAATCTTATGTCAACCCCAATATATGACCATTCGGGATGTCATTAATGAGACTCAAAGGCATTTTAAAAACGAAGGCATACATATTGAAAAAGCTCTAGAACAGCATGACAACTTTGTCAAAAATCTTCAAAAACATGAAGTTGAAGTGATACTACTGCCGTATCATAAGAAGTATCCTGAACAAGTATTCACAAGAGATATCGGATTTACACTCGGCGAAACGATCTTTGTTGCAGATATGGCTAGTGACATTCGAGATGGCGAAGAAAATGTATTAAAACAATGGTTAGAGGATGAAGAGATATCCTATTATAATATTATTGGCCATCAAATCGAAGGTGGAGATGTGATTATCGATCAAGACACCATCTATATCGGTTTAAGTGAACGAACAAACCGAGAAGCGATTGAGCATATGCAGGCTTTATTAAATAAACGATTTGACATCATAGCCATTGACTTTAAATCGAAATACTTACATCTAGATTGTGTATTCAACATTGTTTCACCCGACCTTGCCTTAATTTATCCTGATGCCCTGAAGAAAGAAGATATCGAGCGATTTAAGAAACGCTATGAGTTGATTGAGGTATCTGAGGATGAGCAATTTACTCTAGGAACAAACGTTTTGTCAATTGGGTATAAAAAAGTGATTAGTTTACCTGTTAATAAAAACGTTAATGAACAACTAAGAAAACGCGGTTTTGAAGTGATTGAAGTTGATATAACAGAGATTATCAAATCAGGCGGCTCTTTCCGTTGTTGTACACTACCTATTCATAGAGAACCTATGAACAAATAA
- a CDS encoding (Fe-S)-binding protein: MTNLLMLNLILFILVTSYGVYLFSYLLKTRYEYIKLGKKTEFENRFKERFHNIWVMVFGQKKLLKDKKSGMIHIMMFYGFILVQFGAIDFIWKGIVPGSHLSLGAFYPVFTFFQEIITLMILVAVFWAFHRRYIEKLSRLKRNLKAGLVLIFIGTLMITVLMGNGMNLIWHGHDPSITEPIASIIAILFGGIGTTASIIIFFLAWWIHLIALLSFLVYIPQSKHAHLIAAPLNVFLNRLDQPGKLKAIDFEDETQETFGVGKIEDFTRLQMIDFYACVECGRCTSMCPATGTGKLLSPMDLIVKMRDHLTEKGAAITSRAPWVPQFAFTNTTGNQLAMNSSQKYTQNLIGDVITEEEIWACTTCRNCEDQCPVMNEHIDKIIDLRRYLVLTEGKISPDAQRAMQNIERQGNPWGISRKERVNWRSLRNDVIVKTVQERKKAGEEFEYLFWVGSMGSYDKRSQKIALAFAKLLNVAGITFAILGNKEKNSGDTPRRLGNEFLFQELVSHNVDEINKSGAKKIVTIDPHAYNTLKNEYTDFGLNLKVYHHTEVLAQLIKEGRLKPEYSLNETITFHDSCYLGRYNEVFNQPREILASIPGVNIVEMKRNYENGMCCGAGGGLMWMEENEGTRINVARTEQALEMNPSIISSACPYCLTMLSDGTKTKEVEDRVQTLDIAEVLEQAIFQKHS, from the coding sequence ATGACTAATTTACTTATGTTAAATCTGATCCTATTTATATTGGTGACGAGCTATGGGGTTTATTTATTTTCGTATTTACTCAAAACCCGTTATGAATATATTAAGTTAGGAAAAAAAACAGAATTCGAAAATAGATTCAAGGAACGGTTTCATAATATTTGGGTAATGGTATTTGGTCAGAAAAAATTATTAAAGGATAAAAAAAGTGGGATGATCCATATCATGATGTTTTATGGGTTTATCCTTGTTCAATTTGGAGCCATTGATTTTATTTGGAAAGGAATAGTTCCAGGTTCTCACTTATCATTAGGAGCGTTCTATCCTGTTTTTACCTTTTTTCAAGAAATCATTACTCTTATGATTTTAGTGGCTGTTTTTTGGGCCTTTCATCGTAGGTATATTGAAAAACTCAGTCGTTTAAAACGTAACTTAAAAGCAGGACTTGTGTTAATTTTTATTGGAACCTTAATGATCACAGTATTAATGGGAAATGGCATGAATTTGATTTGGCATGGTCATGATCCTTCCATTACTGAACCAATTGCTTCTATCATTGCTATATTATTTGGTGGGATTGGTACAACCGCTTCAATCATTATCTTTTTTCTTGCCTGGTGGATCCATTTAATCGCCTTATTATCCTTCCTTGTATATATTCCTCAATCCAAACATGCTCATCTAATAGCTGCTCCATTAAATGTTTTTTTAAACCGTCTAGATCAACCTGGTAAACTAAAAGCGATTGACTTTGAAGATGAAACCCAAGAAACCTTTGGTGTTGGAAAAATAGAAGATTTTACAAGACTTCAAATGATTGATTTCTATGCATGTGTAGAGTGTGGACGTTGTACGAGTATGTGTCCTGCGACCGGGACTGGTAAACTTCTTTCACCAATGGATTTGATTGTCAAAATGCGTGATCATTTAACGGAAAAAGGGGCCGCAATTACATCACGTGCACCATGGGTTCCTCAGTTTGCTTTTACAAATACAACGGGAAATCAACTGGCTATGAACTCCTCTCAAAAATACACTCAAAACTTAATTGGTGATGTCATCACAGAAGAGGAAATTTGGGCTTGTACTACTTGCCGTAATTGCGAAGATCAATGTCCTGTTATGAATGAACATATCGATAAAATCATCGATTTGCGTCGCTATCTTGTTTTAACTGAAGGTAAGATAAGTCCTGATGCACAAAGAGCTATGCAAAATATTGAGCGGCAGGGAAATCCATGGGGGATCAGTAGAAAAGAACGTGTTAATTGGCGAAGTCTTCGTAATGATGTCATCGTTAAAACCGTTCAAGAAAGGAAAAAAGCAGGGGAAGAATTTGAATATTTATTTTGGGTGGGATCCATGGGTTCCTATGACAAACGGAGCCAAAAAATCGCTTTAGCCTTTGCAAAATTATTGAACGTGGCTGGAATTACATTCGCAATTTTAGGAAATAAAGAAAAGAACTCTGGAGATACACCAAGACGACTTGGAAATGAATTCCTCTTTCAGGAATTAGTTAGCCATAATGTTGATGAAATTAATAAAAGTGGTGCAAAAAAAATTGTCACCATTGATCCACATGCTTATAATACGTTGAAAAATGAATATACCGATTTTGGTTTAAATCTTAAAGTTTATCATCATACCGAAGTGTTAGCTCAATTAATAAAAGAGGGTCGTTTAAAACCAGAATACTCGTTAAACGAGACAATTACTTTCCATGATTCCTGCTACTTGGGTCGTTATAACGAGGTCTTTAACCAACCACGAGAAATCTTAGCATCCATCCCAGGGGTAAACATAGTTGAAATGAAAAGAAATTATGAAAATGGGATGTGCTGCGGGGCTGGCGGCGGGTTAATGTGGATGGAAGAAAATGAGGGAACACGTATCAATGTGGCTCGAACAGAACAAGCCCTTGAAATGAATCCATCCATTATTTCAAGTGCTTGTCCGTATTGTCTTACCATGTTAAGTGATGGAACGAAAACCAAAGAAGTAGAAGATAGAGTTCAAACATTAGATATTGCTGAAGTGTTGGAACAGGCAATATTTCAAAAACACTCTTAA
- a CDS encoding electron transfer flavoprotein subunit alpha/FixB family protein — MTKKVLVLGEIRHGEIRHVSFESIAAAKVIADGGEVVAALFSNKIGELANEMIFYGANRVLKAENPCLKEYSTDTYQQALLKVFEKEKPDAFIMGHTALGKDLTPRISAHLQAGLLSDVIKIEKIDQGEIYTRPIYSGKAFEKKSVNGLALVTIRPNNINRLTKDESRSGHVESLSLDIREGRTVIKEVVKKVSKGVDLSEAKIIVSGGRGVKGKEGFKLLEELAGLLGGAVGASRGACDANYCDYSLQIGQTGKVVTPDLYIAIGISGAIQHLAGMSNSKTIVAINKDPDAPIFEVADYGIVGDLFEVVPAFIDELKASTKG; from the coding sequence ATGACTAAGAAGGTTCTAGTACTAGGTGAAATTCGTCATGGAGAAATCCGTCACGTTTCATTTGAATCAATTGCAGCGGCCAAAGTTATTGCTGATGGGGGAGAGGTTGTTGCTGCGCTATTTTCAAATAAAATTGGTGAATTGGCAAATGAAATGATATTCTATGGAGCAAATCGGGTCCTAAAAGCTGAAAATCCATGTCTTAAAGAATACTCAACAGATACGTATCAACAGGCACTCCTTAAAGTATTCGAAAAAGAAAAGCCAGATGCTTTTATTATGGGGCACACAGCACTTGGTAAAGATTTAACTCCTAGAATTTCCGCACATTTACAGGCCGGACTTCTGTCTGACGTCATAAAAATAGAAAAGATTGATCAAGGGGAAATCTATACAAGACCCATCTATTCTGGGAAAGCATTTGAAAAGAAATCGGTGAACGGACTGGCGTTAGTAACGATACGTCCTAATAATATTAATCGTCTCACTAAAGATGAATCACGTTCTGGTCATGTCGAAAGTTTATCCCTAGACATAAGAGAAGGTCGTACCGTAATCAAAGAGGTCGTAAAAAAAGTCTCCAAAGGAGTAGACCTTTCTGAGGCAAAAATTATTGTGTCAGGTGGTCGTGGTGTGAAGGGAAAAGAAGGTTTCAAACTATTAGAGGAATTAGCGGGACTGCTTGGTGGTGCTGTTGGTGCATCACGAGGCGCCTGTGATGCGAATTATTGTGATTACTCCCTACAAATCGGGCAAACTGGGAAAGTGGTGACACCTGATTTATATATTGCAATCGGAATCTCCGGAGCCATTCAACATTTAGCAGGGATGTCGAATTCAAAAACAATTGTAGCAATTAATAAAGATCCTGATGCACCTATTTTTGAAGTGGCTGATTACGGAATTGTTGGGGATTTATTTGAAGTCGTACCTGCGTTTATTGATGAGTTAAAGGCTTCCACTAAAGGTTAA
- a CDS encoding electron transfer flavoprotein subunit beta/FixA family protein, with product MKIYVLLKRTFDTEEKIVIENGKINEDSAEYIINPYDEYAIEEAIQLRDDHGGEVTVITVGEAEAEKQLRTALAMGADKAVMIETEDLEEEIDAYSTAVILAVYLKDQAPDLILCGNVAVDGGSGQVGPQVAEHLGFPQVTTITKLDVNGKLATIVRDVEGDQEIIEVSLPVLVTAQQGLNEPRYPSLPGIMKAKKKPLERLDLEDLNLEEEEIIAKTKTIEITLPPKKQAGRLIDGTVKEQVSELISLLKTDAKVI from the coding sequence ATGAAAATATATGTCCTGTTGAAAAGAACGTTTGATACTGAAGAAAAAATCGTCATTGAAAATGGAAAGATTAACGAGGATTCCGCTGAATATATCATTAACCCTTACGATGAATATGCAATAGAAGAGGCCATTCAACTTCGTGATGATCATGGCGGAGAAGTTACTGTCATCACAGTTGGAGAAGCAGAAGCTGAAAAACAATTACGAACCGCTCTTGCGATGGGGGCAGATAAAGCGGTTATGATTGAAACGGAGGATTTAGAGGAAGAGATCGATGCGTATTCAACAGCAGTTATTCTTGCAGTCTATTTAAAAGATCAAGCACCTGATCTTATCCTTTGCGGAAATGTGGCTGTAGATGGGGGATCTGGGCAAGTGGGGCCTCAAGTTGCCGAACATCTAGGATTTCCTCAAGTAACTACCATTACAAAATTAGATGTGAACGGAAAATTGGCCACAATTGTTCGAGATGTGGAAGGAGATCAGGAGATTATCGAAGTATCACTTCCAGTATTAGTTACCGCACAACAAGGATTAAATGAGCCACGGTACCCATCACTTCCAGGAATTATGAAGGCTAAGAAGAAGCCTCTTGAAAGGTTAGATTTAGAGGATCTAAATTTAGAAGAGGAAGAGATCATAGCCAAAACAAAAACAATTGAAATTACGTTACCACCGAAAAAACAAGCAGGCAGATTGATAGATGGAACGGTTAAAGAGCAAGTGAGTGAACTCATTTCTCTATTAAAAACAGATGCTAAAGTAATTTAA
- a CDS encoding phasin family protein encodes MDLFKQFFTLGLGAAVITKEQVEKTVDSLVKKGEVSANESKELVNQWLEKGEQAKQEIDDIVKTRVNQVLANLDIVTKEEYQELERRIEALETQLNKQ; translated from the coding sequence ATGGACTTATTTAAACAATTTTTCACACTGGGATTGGGTGCGGCTGTTATTACAAAAGAACAGGTTGAAAAAACCGTTGATTCTCTTGTTAAAAAAGGTGAAGTTAGTGCAAATGAATCAAAAGAACTTGTAAATCAGTGGTTGGAAAAGGGAGAACAAGCAAAACAAGAAATAGACGATATCGTTAAAACAAGAGTCAATCAAGTATTAGCGAACTTAGATATTGTCACAAAAGAAGAATATCAAGAATTAGAGCGTAGAATTGAAGCGCTTGAAACGCAATTAAATAAACAATAA
- a CDS encoding SIR2 family protein, which translates to MIQELAKAIKNKQAILFVGSGVSKNLGLPVYSELMNQMAANLGYDPEQFKSWGNNDFLIMAEYYYHQKGTLGSLRSWMDRLWHHKDINVGESEIYKLIIDLDFPIIYTTNFDRWLENAFDYYKKEYTKITNVADIARIKMNKTQIIKFHGDFHDDSSLVLTESSFFQRLDFESPLDIKLRSDSLEKSIIFIGYSLSDINIRYMLYKLHRQWKDSNFEHIRPKSYIFLVEPNPIKERLLKERGIIPIVSHNEHPGKALTDFLRSIKNHMSN; encoded by the coding sequence ATGATACAAGAATTGGCTAAAGCCATTAAAAATAAACAGGCGATTCTTTTTGTCGGTTCGGGCGTCTCAAAAAATTTAGGTCTACCTGTTTATTCAGAGTTGATGAATCAAATGGCGGCAAATCTTGGCTATGATCCAGAACAATTTAAATCATGGGGCAACAATGACTTTTTAATCATGGCAGAGTATTATTATCACCAAAAAGGAACATTAGGTTCTTTAAGAAGTTGGATGGATCGACTCTGGCATCATAAAGACATTAACGTAGGGGAATCCGAAATTTATAAACTGATTATAGATTTGGACTTTCCAATTATTTATACAACCAATTTTGATCGATGGTTAGAAAATGCCTTTGATTATTATAAAAAAGAATATACTAAAATTACCAATGTGGCGGATATCGCGAGAATAAAAATGAATAAAACACAAATTATCAAATTTCATGGTGATTTTCATGATGATTCATCACTCGTTTTAACCGAATCCAGTTTTTTTCAACGACTTGATTTTGAATCACCTTTAGACATTAAATTAAGGTCAGACTCATTGGAAAAATCAATTATTTTCATCGGTTATAGTTTATCAGATATAAATATTAGGTATATGTTATATAAATTACATCGCCAATGGAAGGATTCTAACTTTGAACATATACGCCCCAAATCTTATATTTTTCTCGTGGAACCTAACCCCATTAAAGAGCGTTTACTTAAAGAGAGAGGGATTATCCCCATCGTTAGTCACAATGAACACCCGGGTAAGGCGTTAACTGATTTTCTCAGAAGTATTAAAAATCATATGAGTAACTAG
- a CDS encoding MerR family transcriptional regulator yields the protein MNTKSVADLLGISTRTVQRWVKQLGLEMARNDLGHFIFTEEDIELLKQVKKQLEDGVLLQDITVKANNRTGVVRSVQTEMQQTDLEEIEEKIKNLELSLYQKADSVVSYQLLQHRREIEELQNQITNLKEQISNLEKLLIREVQTAASLEETKIKPRKKKSFLKGIFGF from the coding sequence TTGAATACAAAGTCTGTAGCCGATTTGCTTGGCATTTCAACTAGAACAGTTCAAAGATGGGTCAAACAACTGGGATTGGAAATGGCGAGGAATGATCTTGGTCACTTTATTTTTACAGAGGAAGATATCGAATTATTAAAACAGGTAAAAAAACAATTAGAGGATGGAGTCCTCCTCCAGGATATTACAGTAAAAGCAAATAATCGAACCGGTGTGGTAAGGAGCGTACAAACTGAAATGCAACAGACTGACTTAGAAGAAATTGAGGAAAAAATTAAAAACTTAGAATTAAGTTTATATCAAAAAGCAGATTCAGTTGTTTCCTATCAACTCCTTCAGCATCGTCGCGAAATTGAGGAATTACAGAATCAGATTACAAATCTTAAAGAACAAATCAGCAATTTAGAAAAGTTATTAATTAGAGAAGTACAAACAGCTGCCTCGTTAGAAGAAACGAAAATTAAACCGAGAAAAAAGAAGAGTTTTCTAAAAGGAATATTTGGCTTTTAA